Proteins found in one Limnohabitans sp. TEGF004 genomic segment:
- a CDS encoding DUF6362 family protein, with translation MDEVWTIDVVAERFTEAARTARRLPRVTVQGYVSTWPVVVQSELEAYPDREKLYRLPPPSPKDVDLMLEVMQWVQVLELDERHLVWMRAKRYDWREIGKRFGCDRTTAWRRWKRDIQVVTDKLNAKAKPSANRL, from the coding sequence ATGGATGAGGTGTGGACGATTGATGTTGTGGCTGAGCGTTTCACAGAAGCTGCACGCACTGCGAGGCGACTGCCTCGAGTGACTGTGCAAGGCTACGTGAGCACTTGGCCAGTGGTCGTGCAAAGTGAACTCGAGGCATATCCCGATCGCGAGAAGCTTTATCGATTGCCGCCACCTAGTCCTAAGGATGTGGACCTGATGCTTGAGGTCATGCAGTGGGTGCAAGTCTTGGAGTTGGATGAGCGGCACTTGGTGTGGATGCGCGCCAAGCGATACGACTGGCGAGAGATCGGTAAGCGCTTTGGCTGCGACCGCACCACAGCGTGGAGACGTTGGAAGCGCGACATTCAAGTCGTGACCGACAAGCTCAACGCCAAAGCAAAACCATCTGCGAACCGTTTGTGA